The following coding sequences lie in one Bacteroidota bacterium genomic window:
- a CDS encoding T9SS type A sorting domain-containing protein — MKTRSVLLLCMSMVISIPTVTSQDIPPSLSGHSAYYSASESKTYLFGGYLNGMLEYSNEIWVCNQYGQFSRIEPNPGCPLKPPARANHTSWLHNGFLYISGGVNATSNCISDTWRFNLSTRCWELVSNTGPCLSRQATVLPAGSSSVYLIGGRTGANQSSAGFYSLNLNNPASGFSSLPALPEPLMGSGGFQKNGNAHIFGGMWHDWDPNTPGNQPSYSQNIWKYSVQSGWEMVPATGTIDELYGMAGTQDPAGTYYYVFGGYSYNYSNNTQLFSNKIFRLNTNSFNWMQLPVTMPEGMADFTATYIPSSTKNANDTILLIGGILQSGANIPLYFKFSVASNTLSSFIPTGLDQTATKPLFEVHPNPVHDLLHLSLPENELPDRLTIFDAQGRCLKEIANEVPDAVAVGFLKAGVYKLCLSTAKHVYTTTFVKY; from the coding sequence ATGAAAACAAGATCTGTTCTTCTACTTTGCATGTCGATGGTTATTTCCATTCCGACGGTTACATCGCAGGATATTCCTCCCTCATTATCAGGTCATTCGGCGTATTATTCAGCTTCGGAGTCAAAAACATATTTATTTGGGGGTTATTTGAATGGTATGCTGGAATATAGTAATGAGATATGGGTTTGTAATCAATATGGTCAGTTTAGCCGAATTGAGCCAAACCCAGGATGCCCATTAAAGCCTCCAGCCAGGGCAAACCACACATCATGGCTGCATAATGGATTTCTTTATATTTCAGGAGGAGTTAATGCTACAAGTAACTGTATATCAGATACATGGAGGTTCAATCTCAGTACAAGGTGCTGGGAGCTGGTTTCAAACACTGGTCCTTGTTTGTCACGTCAGGCAACAGTGTTACCAGCCGGCAGCTCCTCAGTTTACCTGATCGGAGGGCGTACGGGAGCAAATCAATCCTCAGCTGGCTTCTATTCCTTGAATTTGAATAATCCCGCCTCTGGTTTTAGTTCGCTTCCGGCTTTGCCGGAACCGTTAATGGGAAGCGGTGGTTTTCAGAAAAATGGCAATGCCCATATTTTTGGAGGAATGTGGCATGATTGGGATCCGAATACACCTGGAAATCAGCCCAGCTACTCGCAGAACATCTGGAAGTACAGCGTACAATCAGGATGGGAAATGGTGCCCGCTACCGGAACTATTGATGAGCTTTACGGAATGGCAGGCACTCAGGACCCCGCTGGCACTTATTATTACGTGTTTGGCGGGTATAGCTATAATTACAGCAATAATACCCAGCTGTTTTCGAACAAGATATTCCGGTTAAACACCAACAGCTTCAACTGGATGCAGCTTCCCGTCACAATGCCCGAGGGTATGGCAGATTTCACAGCAACTTATATTCCAAGCAGCACCAAAAATGCCAACGACACTATTCTGCTCATTGGCGGAATATTACAGTCCGGGGCAAATATTCCACTCTACTTTAAGTTCTCGGTGGCCTCGAACACGCTGAGCAGTTTCATCCCAACCGGACTGGACCAGACTGCAACGAAACCATTATTTGAAGTTCACCCCAATCCGGTTCATGATTTGTTGCATTTATCATTGCCCGAAAACGAACTGCCTGATCGATTGACAATTTTCGATGCACAAGGCAGATGCCTGAAGGAAATTGCGAATGAAGTACCTGATGCGGTTGCTGTCGGTTTTCTTAAAGCTGGTGTTTACAAACTTTGTCTGAGCACTGCGAAGCATGTTTACACAACTACATTCGTAAAGTACTGA
- a CDS encoding glucan endo-1,6-beta-glucosidase, producing MSVSLIIMLLLASFLPPACNKTNPPDDPEPPGPDGPTAQVWLTRGDQLKLLSKEAGLPIIGQHDGMWPLITVDTSIQMQTIDGYGAAMTGSSAYLINRVLNATESQSLLEKLFDPEKGIGISFVRLTMGASDFSLSDYTYNDLPAGHTDFQLQNFSLSKDTLDVIPVMQKVKTIAPDLFIMGSPWSAPAWMKTNGSLKGGKLRSDCYSVYADYFVRYVQAMQAKGISISHVTPQNEPLYFTAAYPCMEMQSGEQLVFIRDHLGPKFAQAGLSTKIINYDHNWDNTTYSIQILNDPQAKAFTAGSAFHGYGGQVSAMSAVHNAHPDRELHFTEISGGAWAPDFSDNLMWYMRNIFIGTALNWSRSALMWNLALDEYHGPRNNGCPNCRGVVTINQSTRQITFNEEYYAIGHFSKFVRPGAVRVSALWAQSLTNIEAVAFVNTDGSKALVISNYDNNFKTFTVRQGNKFFSCSIPSKSVATLVWN from the coding sequence ATGTCTGTTAGCTTGATTATCATGCTTTTGCTGGCTTCATTTTTACCCCCGGCCTGCAATAAAACAAATCCACCCGACGATCCCGAACCCCCGGGTCCGGATGGCCCCACCGCTCAGGTATGGCTCACCCGTGGAGATCAGCTTAAACTCCTCAGCAAGGAAGCCGGATTGCCCATCATCGGCCAGCACGATGGCATGTGGCCGCTGATCACAGTGGACACAAGCATTCAAATGCAAACCATTGATGGTTACGGGGCTGCAATGACTGGCTCGTCGGCCTACCTGATCAACAGGGTGCTCAATGCCACTGAAAGCCAGAGCCTGCTGGAAAAACTCTTTGACCCGGAAAAAGGCATCGGCATCAGCTTTGTACGCCTGACCATGGGCGCCAGCGACTTCTCGCTCTCCGACTATACCTACAACGACCTGCCTGCCGGACATACCGACTTCCAGTTGCAAAACTTCAGCCTGAGCAAAGACACTTTGGATGTGATCCCCGTGATGCAAAAGGTGAAAACCATCGCGCCCGACCTGTTCATCATGGGTTCGCCATGGAGTGCCCCGGCCTGGATGAAAACCAATGGCAGCCTCAAAGGCGGCAAACTTCGCTCCGATTGCTATTCGGTGTATGCGGATTATTTTGTGCGTTACGTGCAGGCAATGCAGGCTAAAGGCATCAGCATCAGCCATGTAACTCCACAAAACGAGCCACTTTATTTCACTGCAGCCTATCCCTGCATGGAAATGCAATCGGGCGAACAGCTCGTCTTTATCCGCGACCACCTCGGACCAAAATTTGCACAGGCCGGGTTGAGTACCAAAATCATCAATTACGACCACAACTGGGATAATACGACTTACTCCATTCAAATTCTCAACGACCCCCAGGCCAAGGCCTTCACTGCCGGAAGCGCTTTCCATGGTTATGGTGGTCAGGTCTCGGCCATGTCGGCGGTGCATAATGCCCACCCCGACAGGGAGTTACACTTCACAGAAATATCAGGTGGTGCATGGGCCCCTGATTTCTCGGACAACCTGATGTGGTATATGCGCAACATTTTCATAGGCACTGCCCTCAACTGGTCGCGATCGGCATTGATGTGGAACCTGGCATTGGACGAATACCACGGCCCGCGAAATAACGGCTGTCCGAACTGCCGCGGCGTGGTCACCATCAACCAATCCACCCGACAAATTACCTTCAACGAAGAATACTACGCCATCGGACACTTCTCGAAATTTGTCCGCCCGGGTGCGGTAAGGGTGTCCGCCCTCTGGGCACAATCGCTCACCAATATCGAAGCAGTGGCATTCGTAAATACCGACGGATCAAAAGCCCTGGTGATCAGCAACTACGACAATAATTTCAAGACCTTCACCGTGCGGCAGGGCAATAAGTTCTTCAGCTGCTCAATCCCATCAAAGTCAGTGGCAACGCTTGTCTGGAACTAA